A single genomic interval of Cydia splendana chromosome 10, ilCydSple1.2, whole genome shotgun sequence harbors:
- the LOC134794481 gene encoding uncharacterized protein LOC134794481, translating to MACKVFGLFFFIAVATSGTSALTQIFLEDEHITFLTNDLIGKTLTIPKFTFDNLQSCHVVLPNGAMVEAYPNNELNDPHITFLEAVQPFVSCGIGFLGAPTTYSGTYELYSVVDDWTGLGLSLTRKKFHLTLTEGDSWLIPSANEQ from the exons ATGGCTTGCAAAGTGTTTGGATTGTTTTTCTTCATCGCTGTAGCTACTTCAG GTACCAGCGCTTTAACCCAAATCTTCCTCGAAGATGAACACATCACGTTCCTGACCAATGACCTCATCGGAAAAACTCTGACCATCCCAAAATTCACCTTCGACAACCTTCAGTCATGCCACGTCGTGCTTCCCAACGGAGCGATGGTGGAAGCATACCCTAACAATGAACTCAACGACCCTCATATCACTTTCTTGGAAGCTGTGCAACCATTCGTGAGCTGTGGGATTGGATTCTTAGGAGCACCGACTACCTACTCTGGGACCTATGAGCTTTACTCCGTTGTGGATGACTGGACCGGTTTGGGCCTCAGTTTGACCAGGAAGAAGTTTCACCTCACTTTGACGGAGGGTGACTCTTGGCTTATTCCAAGTGCAAATGAACAATAA
- the LOC134794548 gene encoding uncharacterized protein LOC134794548: protein MECCVCNKIFSSPRGLHIHQSRIHQVGFGTRGGCEAAVHAVRTFVQSDACEVLLKLDVQNAFNSVNRDTLLNEIKMTVPEIYNFLLQCYHCPSKLMHKNNEILSAVGCQQGDPLGPAIFSLTINSIIHSLNSKLNVWYLDDGTLGGDSQTVLADLIQIKNKFKDIGLELNFNKCELYISDNVDSSSASQIIQSFNNIAPSIKNISKDSLHLLGAPIFNEAIPPLLSKSISKFSDYSDRLLKISSHSALFILKFCLLIPKFTYLLRCCPIWKYPHLLRPLDLLLKSQIESILNIRFSEQAWTQATLPIRYGGLGTRKISSVALPAFLASIHSTSDLAGNILKASPATNCEIACLVEASNAWLAGPSQNFPSRPKIQRAWDNIASVSTLNSLLDTAIGRDRARLLASSRPESGQWLHAYPSPNTGTFIDPGTLRIAAGLRLGVAVCADHNCASCGSEVDSLGHHGLACSSGAGRLSRHSALNDILRRALVSAGVPAALEPQIVRNDGKRPDGMSLIPWKMGRALVWDATCADTVAASYVPSTSRRAGAAADTRERQKVAKYSCLGAQYEFVAFGVETLENQYFAP from the exons ATGGAATGCTGTGTGTGTAACAAAATTTTTTCATCTCCCAGAGGCCTACACATTCATCAATCGCGAATTCATCAG GTTGGCTTCGGCACACGCGGTGGCTGCGAGGCGGCGGTCCATGCCGTACGCACCTTCGTACAAAGCGACGCATGTGAGGTACTTTTAAAATTAGACGTACAGAACGCCTTTAATTCAGTGAATAGAGACACCCTGCTGAACGAAATTAAAATGACGGTTCCGGAAATTTATAACTTTTTACTACAGTGTTATCACTGTCCATCCAAATTAATGCACAAAAACAATGAGATACTTTCGGCAGTGGGTTGTCAGCAGGGTGATCCCCTCGGTCCAGCCATATTTAGTTTGacaattaattcaataattcacaGTCTAAATTCCAAATTAAACGTGTGGTACCTTGACGATGGGACTCTAGGTGGCGATTCACAGACTGTCTTAGCAGatttaatacaaattaaaaataagtttaaagaTATTGGGTTGgaattaaatttcaataaatgtGAATTATATATTTCCGACAATGTAGATTCTTCTTCGGCATCCCAAATTATTCAAAGTTTTAATAACATCGCGCCATCCATCAAAAATATATCTAAAGACAGTCTACATCTTCTCGGAGCACCCATCTTCAATGAAGCCATCCCTCCCCTTCTGAGTAAATCTATTTCAAAATTTAGTGACTATTCGGACCGCCTTCTCAAAATTAGCAGTCATTCTGCACTGTttattctaaaattttgtttactcaTTCCAAAATTCACCTAcctgctccgctgttgtcctatCTGGAAATACCCCCATCTACTCCGACCTCTTGACCTACTTTTAAAATCCCAAATTGAATCAATTTTGAACATCCGATTTAGCGAGCAGGCATGGACTCAAGCCACCTTACCGATAAGGTATGGTGGCTTGGGTACCCGTAAAATTTCAAGTGTTGCTTTGCCAGCATTCTTGGCCTCAATTCATAGCACCTCCGATCTCGCAGGTAATATTCTCAAAGCCTCTCCGGCTACAAACTGCGAGATCGCGTGCCTAGTTGAGGCGTCGAATGCTTGGCTAGCTGGACCGAGTCAAAATTTTCCGTCTCGACCGAAGATACAAAGGGCCTGGGATAACATAGCTTCAGTCTCTACTCTAAACTCACTTCTGGACACCGCGATAGGCAGGGATCGAGCGAGGCTTCTGGCTTCATCTAGGCCAGAGTCGGGTCAGTGGCTACACGCGTACCCCTCGCCTAACACCGGCACCTTTATAGACCCAGGGACGCTACGCATAGCCGCTGGTCTCCGGCTAGGTGTTGCTGTCTGCGCCGACCACAACTGCGCTTCATGTGGATCTGAAGTGGATAGCCTCGGTCACCACGGGCTCGCCTGCTCTTCGGGTGCCGGCCGCCTGTCTCGCCATTCCGCCCTCAATGACATCCTGAGAAGGGCGCTCGTCAGTGCCGGCGTTCCCGCCGCCCTGGAGCCCCAAATAGTGCGGAACGACGGTAAGCGCCCTGACGGGATGTCATTGATTCCCTGGAAGATGGGTCGTGCGTTGGTATGGGACGCCACTTGCGCTGACACGGTAGCGGCGTCCTACGTCCCATCGACCAGCAGGCGTGCTGGCGCGGCGGCGGACACTCGGGAGCGTCAAAAGGTAGCTAAATACAGCTGTCTCGGCGCTCAATACGAATTCGTCGCATTTGGCGTCGAGACGCTTG agaaccagtattttgcgccctGA